The sequence below is a genomic window from Oreochromis niloticus isolate F11D_XX linkage group LG3, O_niloticus_UMD_NMBU, whole genome shotgun sequence.
cactgatataaaaatgtgtcctctccactcgacctcccagtaacagatgccagtcagaccatttctacaaaGCAGCTGAGGATAAAAATCAAATCtctctggatgatcaggatatgactgaacctccttcacatgtgtcaccttcctgttgttgtcagacagttggaggtttgtgttcactgtgtttgtgtcaattgtgagttgacaggaatctgatggagagaacaaacacaatccagctgcagttattgatccatcatctgttcattgattgacactttgataaTGACTCttgacatcagagatgtgaatgagtgatgtgacagtttgaagatagttaaatgtgtgctgctttgttttcaagaatcacattaaaaacacacttacacttcctcagacctggtctcaaccattggcccccagcaggctccaccctgaaaggaggaggggggtcagaccagcacagcctctttcagcatgcacacatggacattgcATCGCTCTTATACATATACTTTtagacactgataaaggaacagtccTACATTTTCATTATCTTTATATTCCTTTTCTGTTAAGCTGAAAAGGACACCTCCCTGCCTTTGCTGCCAGCTGTTTTCTCCTCTTGGTGTCAGTGTGGTTACTGTAGATGACTTCTGACCTTTGAGTGAGTGCagcattttaatgtgttttaataCTACCTGAAACCTGTGCATGCTGTATTTGtccacatgcacacagagaaaTTTCTGCCTCTGTCATGATATTCCAATCAGCACATTAGAAACTATTATCAACTATCTGTCTACATTTGTGTGACTGGGATAAAGAGAGATCGAAGTGAAGGGATAAAATGTCTTAATATATGTCTTAATGTTAAGCCTTATGTTATTAAAAAGGATCAAAGTCCCAAAAAAGTGGTTTTCCGTAACCCTAATAAAAAAGCCTTTTCATTCTTaatgaaatataaattaaatgATAAGTTTGAACATCATGAGAAATGTTTGAGTAGTAAAATGGCCTGTGCTAATATCTGAATTTTGTGTTTTCGGACATGATACAGCTTCAGCCTTGTCCACTTGTGTGGAGGAAAGTAGGAAGATAAGAACTGTATCCCCAAGTTACCATACTCCAAATGGACCATGGTCAGcatctccattgccgaagctgctgaACTGAGTTGCGGCCAGGTGCTTGGCACCTGTCGTGGTGGTAACCCCccaaccaaatggtggacaccagagatGAAGAAGGAGTCCATTCAGGCTTGGTTGGCCTGTGGGACTTCGGAGGCGACTGCCAGGTAACGACAAGCCAAGCAGAACGCGGTGTGAGCAGTGGCTCAAACAAAAACACGGATGTGGGAGGAGCtcagagaggccatggaaaaagacctTCAGACTGCTTCAAaaagattctggcaaaccgtcaagTGACTCAGGAGTGGAAATcagtgctctacctgcactgtgtataggtGGACTGctgctgacttcgactgagaaaattgtcgggTGGTGGAAGGGATACTTCAAGGACGTCCTTAATTCCACTGGCATGTCTTCcgtggaggaagcagagtctggggatgaccCCCCAACCTCCGGGCATGAGGTCAcagaggcagttaaacaactccttggtggcagagccgcTGGTGTGGCTGAGGtgaggctctggatgttgtagggctgtcctgcctgacacgcctctgcaatgttgcatggagatcaggggcagaacccctggactggcagaccagGGCGGTGGTCCCCAtttttaagaagggagaccagaggatgtgttccaactacaggggatcacactcctcagcctccctgggaaagtctatgccaatGTGCGAGAAAGGAGAGTCTGTCTGTTAGTcaaacctcggatacaggaggaacaatgcagttTTCTTGATACTGCGGATACTTGAGGGCGCATGgaagtttgcccaaccagtctgtttgttttgtggaCGCCAGTGTAAAACTATACCAACACACTGCACATATGGCAACTGCCATATGGCAACTGCCATATTATAACGTTGCAAGCAATCCCAAACTCCAGTCTTCTGTACTCCAATGTGCAGTAAGAAATCTATTATCCTCAACAGTTCTTTCCAGGAACACCATCTGAACAATTTTAAGTATAAACTTGCTGGTCCTGTCATAACTTTTTCTGGCATCACATGTTGCACACATCTTTAAGCCACATTTAAACTGTTTGCTTGTCATatactgtttgtgtgtttctccaGATATCACAGGATGTCTAAATCTTGATATGGAACTCATATTCTGCATGAATCAACAAAAAGGCTAAGTTAAGGAGAGAGGAAATGTTTTTAacaatttctccttttttaggAGGTTTTTGCATACCTGAGAGCTTCCAGTCTCTTGTGTAGTTGCTTCTCTTCGGGGAACCGGTGCTTAATTCCTGCAAATGCATCTTAAATCATAATTGGTCCATTGAACATTGGACAATGTTCTAACTAGCAAATCAAAGGTATTTGTCCTGAAACACTGATTGTGTAAAAATAGTAGCAAGGCCACCAAGTGTATAAAAAAGACAGAATTTGCACCAAAGAGGGAGAAATaccctttttctgtctgtccttttcagtatttaataAAGATGGTTACAATGAGTGCCCAAATCCAGGGACCATGACAAACAGCTGCAAATACTTGGAAGTGAATTTCTCATTTTACTTTAGCAGCATGAGGGCTCTGGTCCCCCACgagcattgttttttttttagccagtTGCAGTCTTAACCTAATTCTAtctgtgatttttgttttgtcaaaTGACTATCATTGTGTTGGCCATCATCATGACTACATATTACTAACACGAGTTAGTCATCCAGTTTCATTCTAAAAAATTAACCCTGTCAATCAGACGACCCAATATGAGAAAACCTGTCGacagtggaagggaaaaactccctttcataAGGTAGAAACCTTAAAAAAGGTTTGTAGCCATTTGCTTGccggggtgaggggagggagggatGACAAAAGAGTCTTTGTAGTGTGTAAAGCTCCCCATGTAGATGACCAAATTGGAATCTCCTGGATAGATCAAATTCATATCATTGGAGTGTAGTACCTGTAGTACCTAGCTGAGCTGAGCAGCTGAGCATGCTGTAGTCGCTTAGGCCTAACAGGACAAACACAGTCCACTGTTGAGCTCTGAAAGTAGACTGAAACTCTTTAAATGAATCATTCTTCTACAGCTGATTAGTTAGTTGTTTTATGGCTGCCCTTTAAAAATGGCCATAACTTTGTTATACATGTGAAATGACACTAAAGGACTCTTTTACTCTAGTTTTTGAGATAAAAACAAAGGTTGGAGATTGGTCTATATTCGTCTAAGATGGCTGGGTCaagtgatggctttttaagtaattgTTTAATCGCTTTCACTTTAAACTTACTTTAAACACCTGTGCCACATATCTTAGTAATAAGGATAGATttgtcatatttaaaaataaagcattaattaatggtaggACTTCgttgagcagtcttgtaggaatggggtctaaaaaaaacatgttgatggTTGGGATggagtaattattgaagttccACACTCTGTGACAAACTCACCAAGGAACAAACTCTGGTTATTGGGGATTCTAATTTGAAACATGTGACGCTAGAAACCTAGCAGCCATAATGATTTATCTTCCAGGGACCCCAGGAGTCGACATTGAGGGAAATCTAAAAGTGCTGACTAAGGCTAAATGCAattacaaaaaaagtaaaattagaATCATGTCACTAGTAATGAGATATGGTTACATCAATTggaggtcatgaaaattaatttggATTGACTTGTAACTTTGTTAAAACAATACTAGACTCTGAAATTTTCTCTGGTGTCTTCCCCAATTGGAAacggtcttttttttttaattgctggctgtctgagtggtgtccaaaaagAATGAGGTAGACTTCACAGATAATTATGAAACTTTCTGGGAACAAATCTAGTCTttttaggagagacggcatccatcccacttggGATGAAGCAGCTCTCATATCTACAAATCTGGTGTATGAAGTGAGAGGTGTGATGATGTGGTGGTGCTTTGCTgatgacactgttggggatttatttaaaattgaaggcacactgaaccagcatggctaccacagcatcctgcagcaaccTGCCGTGTAGTTTGCGTTTAGTTGGAccgtcatttatttttcaacaggacaatgaccccaaacgtACCTCTAGGCTGTGTAAGGACTATCTGAACAAaaaaggagagtgatggagaccTACGCCAGACAGCCTGCCCTCCATAGTCTCCTGACCTAAACCTCTCCTTCCTCTTTGTTCTTATTCCCTTGTGtattcagtgtctgtgtctgtgtcagagagtctgcattttgggtccaaaaTACCACCTTCTTCACATCGCTGCTGCCACATCATGGGATCTCTTCATGCAAGCAAATGGTCAAtctgtcacgatcctgggtcttatgacccagtgttttgagttttagttcttTTGATCTTTATAGTGTATGTTTAAGCTTTAGGTTTCCTATGTTCATTTGCTTATTAGTTTTCCCTTGTGTCTTCCAACCCCTGTTAAGTCTCCCctgcccttcatgtgtttcatgcctGTGTCTTATGTTGCCAAGTTCTGGTTGTCATTTCTGcatctcatgtttcctgttttattttgaagagatcttgtgttcctgtgttcatcgtgtttagttttactcttcCACTGAGGTcgttatgttcatgtgtgtcagctgttcccCCAGgtgttcccacttccctcattagcctcctgtgtgtatttagtctgtgccTTCTCATTCAGTCTTTGTCGGATCGTCTGTGTTATTCCCATGCCATGTCCTGCGTTCAGGTTTTCATATATCCTCCTCATCATTGCCATGTTTAGAgtcttgtttgtgtttctgtttgccaGGGTTTTCATAGTTTGTGCTTCCTTTCTAgtttacccagtttaggttattgcttagtttgcattgtttttgcccttttattttgtactgttcAGTCTGCCTTAATAAACAGCTCATCAGTTAAGTTTGAGTTTTAGAATGTCTGCACCTGGGTCCACTTTTCACACTCCACGCAGTTTGCCTCGGCAAACTGTGACACAATCCTTCAGCCCCATTCACCCTTCCCAGAATCAATGGTGGTGATGTTTGGGTGAGAGCTCCAGATGGTCCAGGGTCACTCGAAGGCTAAGCACTGCCTTTTGAGTCTCCCTGGCTAACAGAAGCAGATACAGCGGCAACCAGTCTTCCTCAGACCACTGGCATGGCTCTGCTGTGGCATGAAAAACTTACAGGAAGGCCTAGTGTTCCTTCCCCTCCTTCATCCACTGGAGCATCATCTCTGGGGCTGGCGGGAGTGCTCATAAGGAGTCAGCCTGAGCAACCAGACATTCTATTACCCTTGTTAGACATTTGGACTGGTCCTGCAGCTGATCTAGCATATGGCGCTGTGCCCATGCCTTCTGGTCCATGGCCGCCAGTTCAGCCACCATTCGGGCTAGCACTTCTTCTTACTGAACGACAGCGTATCCGTCACGACTTGACTTCGGGTTTTACCACCGTAGGAAGGACCCAGACCAGCACACAGCTTTTCCTGCACGTGAACGTTTTTTATTTGTGCACACAGTTCATAAGACAGTCCACTGCTTCCTTTCCAGCCGACTCTCTCTAGCTTAGTGATCCTTCCTCGTCAGAAATcgtctgattattggggttttctctgtattaagTACCTTGAGataattgttgttgtgattaaaaaaaacaacaacaatcctGAATtcaataaattaaaacacatcACTTCAACATTAATTTAACATTCACTGAGTCTGGAGTAATTCGGttgaaattgttaaatgttgccaTTATTGTACTTAAATCTGTAAGCCTTAGTTCAAACTCTATGATCAAAGACATTCTTCTGTCTCCGTCCTTATTTAGTGAGGATGTTTActtcttgccatttttggtCTCAACTATGTTTTTGTATGGGTAGAGCATTTGAGGGGTTATGCCAGGGGAGATGGCCCTTTTGTGAGCAGGAAGTCACACAAATGCACCCatatccacacacactcactcacctgcacatacatacacacttccagagacacacatacacacaaacacactcagtgCCTGAGTTTTATAGTTTTATGATGGaccatggggggggggggggggggggttacaatGAGTATTTGTGTAAACTGTATGTCACAGAATGAAAGGTTGCAGGGGAAGCTGGTTTTTTGGAGTGGTCTGAGAGCGAGGGCAGAGATGCTACTCTGAGATCCTCCCCTTGCTAGCATGTAAAAACCTTTTGAGTTGTGGACTTGCTGTCTTCACGGGAATAAGTCTGAATTCGCGGGCCTGTCGAAGCACAGACCCAACAGTGGTACGTACCTGGAAATAGGTAGAAGTGTTTTGTCAGAGTGTCTCTCTCTTTGGTTGGCATCTGCCTCTGTTCAGAGGGGAAATCTTCAAACTGTTGCATGACCTTTGAGATTGAAATAAAGTTCGAGTGATGTCTGACACAGCAGCTCATATTACAGAAAATATATATTGCAGTCATAGAGAGATACATGGAGACATTGTTTCCATCATGTTTAGAGACAGGAGGATCATCTCTTGTTTTCCCTTGTTTCAGGTCACAACAAATAAAGGGCATTACAGAATTCTAGCCCCATTGCCAACTCCGAGCATGGGAGATCAATATGGTATGAAATGGACTAGTAATAGTAGCCAgaaggaaaatgcaaaaatatttggAAAAGTTAAACATGCAGAGAAAGAATTAGGAATAAATTCAGGTTAATGACGAGATAAAATACTCGCAAACTTACCTTTTTGAATAGTTCTTCAATATCATCTTGACAACACCCCGTGAGGATCACATCACAAATGTAATGGAAAAAATTAGAACCATATTCTGGGTTTCTATATGAATAGGTGTCTgcaaacaaagagaaacatgATTTGCTGCATTTAATGGTGTTTGTTATTATACACTATTATTATAATAGTTACAAGAAGCAGGAGAACTTACGAGGTGTGCTCGAATGAAAACCAATGAAATCCTTTTCTATGTGTACTTTTCCAACTTTGGCAATGTTTTTTGATGGAGGGCCAGTGTTTTCTGTCCCCATGGATTGTTTTCTTGCATCTACTGTAACTACTCCTTCAGTCTCTGAAACAAGACAGATGTGTGCAAACAACTATACTTGTTCATCTTCAGGTGCTCTGTTGTCATACTAAAAGCGAGAAAAACTACATCATGTGTATTTAACATCATCACATCTAGTAAACCATTAGTTTCATTACATTCTCCAATTTCTTTTAAAGATTTCAAAAGTTTTGGATTTTCTTTGCCTGTAATTAATTTTGCTCGtggttttcttgtttctttaaaaagagaCACTGACCTAAATGAGACAAACTAAACTAACTATTTCATAACATCACTACTACAAATACAACTGGTAATACTAATAAAAACATGTGTAACAGTAATGTTCAGCATCTTTTTGGTGCATGTCAGGCTAGATGATAATCACCTCCTCTACAGGCCTGAATGATTATGACCTTTGGTTTGTTCATTAGTGCAGGGCAGTTCTTTGTGTTTAAGCGCTCATAAATTTTATCAATTTCAAAGTTCTTCATGTCAGAGCCACGGATAGTTCCCAAGTCGCCATGAGACATGAGAACCACAAACACACTGTCTGTGTTAAAGAGCTTTCGATGCTTGGAGAAACGAATTAGAGCCTCATCAATCTCCTGTAAACAGAAAAGTTGAACATAAATTTGATATTTTACTCAGTTTGAAAATCGGCTAAGTGGAAGTGAAATAATGCTTTCTGTCTGTAGATTTTACCTGTGCAGTCAGGTCTTGATAATATACCACTGCATAGCCCAGATTATAGAGCAGGTTGAGCATGGCTTGTGCGTCATACTCAGCACCGTGTCGGTTTGATTTCAGATCATAAAAATGTCTAATATTGATCAGCAGTGCGATGCGATTTGATATGGAATATTCAGTCACAGGGTAAATctgaaagaaaatataatttaaaggAAAGTCTTCAGATCACtttaacaaactttattttatttttgttttgtaatgcAGTCGGTTACAAATAGCCCTTAATTAGCTTTAATTTAATATTAACTGCAAAAAGCTGAGGACAAGAGCTCAGTTAACAGATATGAGAATTATATGGTGACTCACCTTGTTACAATCTATGTCATCTGTGCACATTCCCATGTTTAATCTATAAACACATTGAAAGATATTTGTAGCTGGAGGAATGACACAGCATCAGTTTATCAAATGATATCCATAATTTAGATTATTCACTGTATATCACATAATTTCTCTTCTTCGGGAACAGAAAGGGAAGACAACAAGAAGGTGTACAAAAAGGTTTTTTTGATTAcctaataacaaaaaataaagttaaactaATAGAAGAcctggaagaagaaaaaaaacttcagcttaaaagagaaaataatccAAAGACTACAGATAAGAAGCAAACTGAACATGGAAGTGTGGGTTTCTCTACCTCATGCTGGAAGAcacattataaaaataaaattaaaaaataaatcatgaaaTACACTTTTCCTGCTTTCTCAGGAGGCTGGACATGAAAGCCATGGTTCTGGGTCAgctgacccagcattttgaccTTCTGTGTTTTGTCGTCTGTT
It includes:
- the LOC102082075 gene encoding caspase-1-like, coding for MMMEEEEDRVESTGSSFPSVTTDRSKGHPPDFSDEPTRLNMGMCTDDIDCNKIYPVTEYSISNRIALLINIRHFYDLKSNRHGAEYDAQAMLNLLYNLGYAVVYYQDLTAQEIDEALIRFSKHRKLFNTDSVFVVLMSHGDLGTIRGSDMKNFEIDKIYERLNTKNCPALMNKPKVIIIQACRGETEGVVTVDARKQSMGTENTGPPSKNIAKVGKVHIEKDFIGFHSSTPHTYSYRNPEYGSNFFHYICDVILTGCCQDDIEELFKKVMQQFEDFPSEQRQMPTKERDTLTKHFYLFPGIKHRFPEEKQLHKRLEALRI